The following coding sequences lie in one Polyodon spathula isolate WHYD16114869_AA unplaced genomic scaffold, ASM1765450v1 scaffolds_1606, whole genome shotgun sequence genomic window:
- the creb3l4 gene encoding cyclic AMP-responsive element-binding protein 3-like protein 4 isoform X2: protein MTMDEENRGVFFGQREEEEGVEGPFVCSDPLYGGPETGLEKWAVNQHCGLNDSESEDVLHSIVDPNEVYSSNQARESPSESDSGISEDPRSDSPPHNGANQSEVPYAIATTPTLYQVVYDINGLDGVKTEPGSSSVDVISIELDEWSSRMLVPQGCIVSELPSIPVCAAGRTSPLTAKDPCSLGSLPLYPDLMLTEEEQRLLNQEGIALPNNLPLTKAEERILKKVRRKIRNKQSAQDSRRRKKDYIDGLESRVSACSVQNQELQKTVQQLEKHNMSLVAQLRRLQSLIKLTSTKAAQTGTCILIFIFSLALIIFPSYSPFSSEPAVSEEVYRPAGVISRNILTDTESFRMSDTEDDVITDNKIPSLQELPPSNSDTDQSENADLSSITFQKPISSEEEANNEKEEVLIQANVLEEVKLKNVSLPSELVDPVDPESQPALPVKGQDGRSLDSAKPVHADEM from the exons ATGACG ATGGACGAGGAGAATCGGGGAGTGTTCTTCGGACAAcgggaagaggaggagggggttGAGGGACCCTTTGTCTGTTCCGATCCCCTGTATGGGGGTCCTGAGACAGGCTTGGAGAAGTGGGCTGTGAATCAGCACTGT GGTTTGAACGACAGTGAATCGGAAGATGTCTTGCACTCCATCGTTGACCCGAATGAGGTGTACAGTTCTAATCAGGCACGCGAGTCACCCTCCGAGAGTGACAGTGGAATCTCCGAGGACCCCCGCTCCGACAGCCCACCCCACAACGGGGCTAACCAATCAGAGGTGCCTTACGCCATCGCCACAACGCCCACACTCTACCAGGTTGTCTATGACATCAACGGGCTGGATGGGGTGAAGACAGAGCCTGGATCCAGCAGCGTGGATGTGATATCCATAGAGCTGG ATGAGTGGAGCTCTCGAATGCTCGTTCCGCAGGGCTGTATTGTGAGCGAGCTGCCCTCCATCCCTGTGTGCGCAGCGGGGAGAACCAGCCCTCTGACCGCCAAGGACCCCTGCAGCCTGGGCTCGCTACCG ctgtaCCCCGATCTGATGCTGACAGAAGAGGAGCAGAGATTGTTGAACCAAGAAGGGATTGCATTACCCAACAACCTGCCTCTCACCAAG GCGGAGGAGCGCATTCTGAAGAAAGTGCGTCGGAAGATCAGAAACAAGCAGTCTGCCCAGGACAGTCGACGGAGGAAGAAGGATTACATTGACGGGCTGGAGAGCAG AGTGTCTGCTTGTTCCGTGCAGAACCAGGAGCTGCAGAAGACGGTGCAGCAGCTGGAGAAACACAACAT GTCTCTCGTAGCCCAGCTGAGGAGGCTGCAGTCCCTCATCAAGCTGACCTCGACCAAGGCAGCGCAGACTGGCACTTGTATCCTG ATCTTCATTTTCTCTCTGGCCCTGATCATCTTCCCCAGTTACAGCCCTTTCAGCTCGGAGCCTGCGGTCAGTGAGGAGGTGTACAGACCTGCTGGGG TGATATCGAGAAACATTCTAACAGACACAGAATCTTTTAGAATGTCGGACACAGAAGATGATGTCATCACCGATAACAAGATTCCATCCCTTCAGGAACTCCCGCCCTCCAACTCAGACACTGACCAATCGGAAAACGCGGATCTTTCCAGCATCACCTTTCAAAAGCCAATCAGCAGCGAGGAGGAGGCAAATAATGAGAAAGAGGAGGTCCTTATCCAAGCCAACGTCCTTGAGGAGGTCAAGTTGAAAAACGTGTCATTACCGAGTGAGCTGGTCGATCCTGTGGACCCAGAAAGCCAGCCGGCGCTGCCAGTGAAAGGACAAGATGGCAGAAGCCTTGATTCTGCCAAGCCAGTCCACGCAGACGAAATGTAA
- the creb3l4 gene encoding cyclic AMP-responsive element-binding protein 3-like protein 4 isoform X3, with translation MDEENRGVFFGQREEEEGVEGPFVCSDPLYGGPETGLEKWAVNQHCGLNDSESEDVLHSIVDPNEVYSSNQARESPSESDSGISEDPRSDSPPHNGANQSEVPYAIATTPTLYQVVYDINGLDGVKTEPGSSSVDVISIELDEWSSRMLVPQGCIVSELPSIPVCAAGRTSPLTAKDPCSLGSLPLYPDLMLTEEEQRLLNQEGIALPNNLPLTKAEERILKKVRRKIRNKQSAQDSRRRKKDYIDGLESRVSACSVQNQELQKTVQQLEKHNMSLVAQLRRLQSLIKLTSTKAAQTGTCILIFIFSLALIIFPSYSPFSSEPAVSEEVYRPAGVISRNILTDTESFRMSDTEDDVITDNKIPSLQELPPSNSDTDQSENADLSSITFQKPISSEEEANNEKEEVLIQANVLEEVKLKNVSLPSELVDPVDPESQPALPVKGQDGRSLDSAKPVHADEM, from the exons ATGGACGAGGAGAATCGGGGAGTGTTCTTCGGACAAcgggaagaggaggagggggttGAGGGACCCTTTGTCTGTTCCGATCCCCTGTATGGGGGTCCTGAGACAGGCTTGGAGAAGTGGGCTGTGAATCAGCACTGT GGTTTGAACGACAGTGAATCGGAAGATGTCTTGCACTCCATCGTTGACCCGAATGAGGTGTACAGTTCTAATCAGGCACGCGAGTCACCCTCCGAGAGTGACAGTGGAATCTCCGAGGACCCCCGCTCCGACAGCCCACCCCACAACGGGGCTAACCAATCAGAGGTGCCTTACGCCATCGCCACAACGCCCACACTCTACCAGGTTGTCTATGACATCAACGGGCTGGATGGGGTGAAGACAGAGCCTGGATCCAGCAGCGTGGATGTGATATCCATAGAGCTGG ATGAGTGGAGCTCTCGAATGCTCGTTCCGCAGGGCTGTATTGTGAGCGAGCTGCCCTCCATCCCTGTGTGCGCAGCGGGGAGAACCAGCCCTCTGACCGCCAAGGACCCCTGCAGCCTGGGCTCGCTACCG ctgtaCCCCGATCTGATGCTGACAGAAGAGGAGCAGAGATTGTTGAACCAAGAAGGGATTGCATTACCCAACAACCTGCCTCTCACCAAG GCGGAGGAGCGCATTCTGAAGAAAGTGCGTCGGAAGATCAGAAACAAGCAGTCTGCCCAGGACAGTCGACGGAGGAAGAAGGATTACATTGACGGGCTGGAGAGCAG AGTGTCTGCTTGTTCCGTGCAGAACCAGGAGCTGCAGAAGACGGTGCAGCAGCTGGAGAAACACAACAT GTCTCTCGTAGCCCAGCTGAGGAGGCTGCAGTCCCTCATCAAGCTGACCTCGACCAAGGCAGCGCAGACTGGCACTTGTATCCTG ATCTTCATTTTCTCTCTGGCCCTGATCATCTTCCCCAGTTACAGCCCTTTCAGCTCGGAGCCTGCGGTCAGTGAGGAGGTGTACAGACCTGCTGGGG TGATATCGAGAAACATTCTAACAGACACAGAATCTTTTAGAATGTCGGACACAGAAGATGATGTCATCACCGATAACAAGATTCCATCCCTTCAGGAACTCCCGCCCTCCAACTCAGACACTGACCAATCGGAAAACGCGGATCTTTCCAGCATCACCTTTCAAAAGCCAATCAGCAGCGAGGAGGAGGCAAATAATGAGAAAGAGGAGGTCCTTATCCAAGCCAACGTCCTTGAGGAGGTCAAGTTGAAAAACGTGTCATTACCGAGTGAGCTGGTCGATCCTGTGGACCCAGAAAGCCAGCCGGCGCTGCCAGTGAAAGGACAAGATGGCAGAAGCCTTGATTCTGCCAAGCCAGTCCACGCAGACGAAATGTAA
- the creb3l4 gene encoding cyclic AMP-responsive element-binding protein 3-like protein 4 isoform X1 has protein sequence MTQMDEENRGVFFGQREEEEGVEGPFVCSDPLYGGPETGLEKWAVNQHCGLNDSESEDVLHSIVDPNEVYSSNQARESPSESDSGISEDPRSDSPPHNGANQSEVPYAIATTPTLYQVVYDINGLDGVKTEPGSSSVDVISIELDEWSSRMLVPQGCIVSELPSIPVCAAGRTSPLTAKDPCSLGSLPLYPDLMLTEEEQRLLNQEGIALPNNLPLTKAEERILKKVRRKIRNKQSAQDSRRRKKDYIDGLESRVSACSVQNQELQKTVQQLEKHNMSLVAQLRRLQSLIKLTSTKAAQTGTCILIFIFSLALIIFPSYSPFSSEPAVSEEVYRPAGVISRNILTDTESFRMSDTEDDVITDNKIPSLQELPPSNSDTDQSENADLSSITFQKPISSEEEANNEKEEVLIQANVLEEVKLKNVSLPSELVDPVDPESQPALPVKGQDGRSLDSAKPVHADEM, from the exons ATGACG CAGATGGACGAGGAGAATCGGGGAGTGTTCTTCGGACAAcgggaagaggaggagggggttGAGGGACCCTTTGTCTGTTCCGATCCCCTGTATGGGGGTCCTGAGACAGGCTTGGAGAAGTGGGCTGTGAATCAGCACTGT GGTTTGAACGACAGTGAATCGGAAGATGTCTTGCACTCCATCGTTGACCCGAATGAGGTGTACAGTTCTAATCAGGCACGCGAGTCACCCTCCGAGAGTGACAGTGGAATCTCCGAGGACCCCCGCTCCGACAGCCCACCCCACAACGGGGCTAACCAATCAGAGGTGCCTTACGCCATCGCCACAACGCCCACACTCTACCAGGTTGTCTATGACATCAACGGGCTGGATGGGGTGAAGACAGAGCCTGGATCCAGCAGCGTGGATGTGATATCCATAGAGCTGG ATGAGTGGAGCTCTCGAATGCTCGTTCCGCAGGGCTGTATTGTGAGCGAGCTGCCCTCCATCCCTGTGTGCGCAGCGGGGAGAACCAGCCCTCTGACCGCCAAGGACCCCTGCAGCCTGGGCTCGCTACCG ctgtaCCCCGATCTGATGCTGACAGAAGAGGAGCAGAGATTGTTGAACCAAGAAGGGATTGCATTACCCAACAACCTGCCTCTCACCAAG GCGGAGGAGCGCATTCTGAAGAAAGTGCGTCGGAAGATCAGAAACAAGCAGTCTGCCCAGGACAGTCGACGGAGGAAGAAGGATTACATTGACGGGCTGGAGAGCAG AGTGTCTGCTTGTTCCGTGCAGAACCAGGAGCTGCAGAAGACGGTGCAGCAGCTGGAGAAACACAACAT GTCTCTCGTAGCCCAGCTGAGGAGGCTGCAGTCCCTCATCAAGCTGACCTCGACCAAGGCAGCGCAGACTGGCACTTGTATCCTG ATCTTCATTTTCTCTCTGGCCCTGATCATCTTCCCCAGTTACAGCCCTTTCAGCTCGGAGCCTGCGGTCAGTGAGGAGGTGTACAGACCTGCTGGGG TGATATCGAGAAACATTCTAACAGACACAGAATCTTTTAGAATGTCGGACACAGAAGATGATGTCATCACCGATAACAAGATTCCATCCCTTCAGGAACTCCCGCCCTCCAACTCAGACACTGACCAATCGGAAAACGCGGATCTTTCCAGCATCACCTTTCAAAAGCCAATCAGCAGCGAGGAGGAGGCAAATAATGAGAAAGAGGAGGTCCTTATCCAAGCCAACGTCCTTGAGGAGGTCAAGTTGAAAAACGTGTCATTACCGAGTGAGCTGGTCGATCCTGTGGACCCAGAAAGCCAGCCGGCGCTGCCAGTGAAAGGACAAGATGGCAGAAGCCTTGATTCTGCCAAGCCAGTCCACGCAGACGAAATGTAA
- the LOC121309979 gene encoding zinc transporter ZIP1-like — MGSRSGWVPGAPLVWQAGGAPPRSLTGLEVKLGSLAVLLVMTLLCGFIPLCVLRGSGRINTATATRRTVLSLVSCFAGGVFLATCLLDLVPDYLAGITEVFDSLQVTLQFPLPEFIMAMGFFLVLVMEQMVLAYKDQSASSLEERRALLGDSSIQSGSWDHQEPVHRHHVPSRGQGDRDEGGVHLHVDFNSHSATRSLILVVSLSLHSVFEGLAVGLQAQREKVLEICAALLIHKCVIAFSLTLKLMQNRLRKGVVVACLVLFSAMSPLGIGLGITLTESASAVHQLPRSVLEGVAAGTFLYITFLEILPHELSSLEQRGPKLLLLLTGFAVVTGLLFIKI, encoded by the exons ATGGGCTCGCGGAGCGGCTGGGTCCCCGGGGCTCCCTTGGTGTGGCAGGCTGGGGGTGCCCCTCCCCGCTCGCTCACAGGGCTGGAGGTGAAGCTGGGCTCCCTGGCTGTGCTGCTGGTCATGACCCTGCTGTGTGGCTTCATACCCCTCTGTGTGCTGCGGGGCTCGGGGAGAATCAACACGGCCACCG CCACGCGCAGGACCGTGCTTAGTCTGGTGAGCTGCTTTGCGGGCGGTGTGTTCCTGGCTACCTGCCTGCTGGACCTGGTCCCTGACTACCTGGCCGGGATCACAGAGGTGTTCGACAGCCTCCAGGTCACT CTCCAGTTCCCCCTGCCTGAGTTTATCATGGCTATGGGCTTCTTCCTGGTCCTTGTGATGGAACAAATGGTGCTGGCCTACAAGGACCAATCAGCCAGCTCACTGGAGGAGAGACGGGCCCTACTGGGGGACTCCAGCATCCAGTCAGGGAGCTGGGATCATCAGGAGCCTGTCCACAGGCACCATGTTCCCAGCAGGGGACAGGGGGACAGGGATGAGGGAGGGGTCCATCTGCATGTGGACTTCAACTCTCACTCCGCCACCCGGAGCTTGATCTTGGTGGTGTCGCTGTCGCTGCACTCTGTGTTTGAGGGCCTGGCCGTGGGGCTGCAGGCGCAGCGGGAGAAGGTGCTGGAGATCTGTGCTGCCCTGTTGATCCACAAGTGCGTCATCGCCTTCAGCCTCACCCTGAAGTTGATGCAGAACCGGCTGAGGAAGGGCGTCGTGGTGGCCTGCCTGGTCCTCTTCTCTGCCATGTCTCCCCTGGGCATCGGGCTGGGCATCACCCTGACGGAGAGCGCCAGCGCCGTGCACCAACTCCCCCGCTCGGTCCTCGAGGGCGTGGCGGCCGGGACCTTCCTCTACATCACCTTCCTGGAGATCCTGCCCCATGAGCTGAGCTCCCTGGAGCAGCGCGGTcccaagctgctgctgctgctcacgGGCTTCGCTGTGGTGACCGGGCTCCTCTTCATCAAGATCTAG